One genomic segment of Ctenopharyngodon idella isolate HZGC_01 chromosome 7, HZGC01, whole genome shotgun sequence includes these proteins:
- the ogfod1 gene encoding prolyl 3-hydroxylase OGFOD1 — MPPKKRQNDSETGKKNKKEKRGELAAINSDMRDHAVQKGMTDAWQRKESYSNGNIHLDCEPFPHCQITHFLQSESFVESLQAELLQLNFNSKSNDLYKFQQSDDLRERKEHHISQIRSVIFGEFRVWLSEVLQVDLEATVDISCAKYDHTDVLLCHDDELEGRRVAFILYLVPPWEVKDGGTLDLFSTDEHCQPVSVVKSLLPCWNSLVFFEVSPVSFHQVAEVLSEEKCRLSLSGWFHGPSLPRPSRYIEPPVPRHTHIPRDESLLFEWVNEMYLDPRYQARVQQEFEENSEICLPSFLQEEKLRQVRSALQSSEIQWERRGPPNKRCYGCADMQSFPSCVQECWELLSSEPFFILLSNLTGLSLHYMCMNEDESEDGKSETENKDGEGNTQAGGSSADADASSAEKKDKGPPTCVGELRRWAHGDYTLLHDSVKREYALDLQLHMGCAGWKAEFGGFTSYIAHDEDEELLTVYPEDNSLALVYRDKDTLKFIKHINNNSSSHLSSQNTTAFYDFSFNYYE; from the exons ATGCCACCTAAAAAACGACAGAATGATTCCGAAACGGGTAAAAAGAATAAGAAAGAGAAACGAGGTGAACTCGCCGCAATTAACTCGGATATGAGAGATCACGCTGTCCAGAAAGGCATGACAGACGCATGGCAGAGGAAAGAGAGCTACTCTAATG GTAATATCCACCTGGATTGTGAACCCTTCCCTCACTGTCAGATCACTCATTTCCTGCAGAGTGAGAGCTTTGTTGAAAGTCTGCAGGCAGAGCTACTGCAGCTGAATTTCAACAGCAAGTCAAATGACTTGTACAAGTTTCAACAG TCAGATgatctgagagagagaaaagaacatcATATCTCACAAATAAG GTCTGTGATTTTTGGGGAGTTTCGTGTTTGGTTGTCGGAGGTGCTGCAGGTGGATCTGGAGGCCACTGTTGATATATCCTGTGCCAAGTACGATCATACGG ATGTTTTGCTGTGCCATGATGATGAGCTGGAGGGACGAAGAGTTGCATTTATCCTTTATCTGGTACCTCCCTGGGAGGTGAAAGATGGAGGGACACTGGACCTGTTCAGCACTGATG AACACTGTCAGCCAGTGAGTGTTGTCAAGTCTCTGCTTCCTTGCTGGaactctctagtgttttttgaaGTGTCCCCGGTCTCCTTCCATCAG GTGGCAGAGGTTCTTTCTGAGGAGAAGTGCCGTTTATCTCTGAGTGGATGGTTTCATGGCCCCTCCCTACCAAGACCCTCGCGCTACATTGAACCCCCAGTTCCCCGTCACACTCATATCCCCAGAGAT GAGAGTTTGCTATTTGAGTGGGTGAATGAGATGTACCTGGATCCACGCTATCAGGCTCGGGTACAGCAGGAATTTGAAGAGAATTCAGAGATTTGCTTGCCTAGTTTCTTACAG GAGGAGAAATTGAGGCAGGTGCGCAGTGCACTGCAGTCGTCTGAAATCCAGTGGGAGAGGAGGGGGCCACCCAATAAGAG GTGTTATGGTTGTGCAGATATGCAGAGCTTCCCATCTTGTGTTCAAGAGTGCTGGGAACTCCTCTCCTCTGAGCCGTTCTTCATCCTCTTATCCAACCTTACCGGCCTCAGTCTACACTATATGTGCATGAATGAGGATGAGAGCGAAGATGGAAAGAGCGAGACAGAGAACAAAGATGGAGAAGGAAATACACAAGCAGGGGGTTCCAGTGCTGATGCCGACGCTTCGTCAGCTGAGAAGAAAGATAAAG GACCGCCTACATGTGTAGGAGAACTGCGTCGCTGGGCACATGGGGACTACACATTGCTACATGACTCTGTCAAAAGAGAGTATGCATTGGATCTGCAGCTTCACATGGGCTGTGCAG ggtggAAGGCGGAGTTTGGGGGATTTACATCCTATATTGCACATGATGAAGATGAGGAG CTCCTCACAGTGTATCCTGAAGATAACTCCCTCGCTCTGGTCTACAGAGACAAAGACACCCTCAAGTTCATCAAGCATATCAATAATAACAGCTCCAGCCACCTTTCTTCCCAGAATACCACAGCATTCTATGACTTCTCTTTTAACTACTATGAATGA
- the fbxl8 gene encoding F-box/LRR-repeat protein 8: MDLPEEILAHIFSFLHLQDKCNAFTVCKAWSNIMTHPSSWKDTEVRCESGTSVPDGYSVFLPLVRNLKLTMGLIDPANRKTALWVLRQAVARGDGRLEGLSICCEGNTPLFYAGQDLQQGLVDILTNGSSLTMLDLKGVPFTLSDSFVRSVAMLCPALLSLYINNHSLVCGVNAETLRQVLKCCRSLNVLGVFQASLSQDVFKDLMLPERPALKKLELRCERSLKYTLPLCDQIWVELKLRHPHLWVELELDHTLPELHFSGALQPSIPVRCLRLLTFTLLLDEVRIVGQSYANTLEVLELQTTASSELNSALIALAEQCVKLQEFHCYCVVSQEVITAFITNCPNLKRYTLKTRKEPHPWTCTKLK; encoded by the exons ATGGACCTGCCAGAAGAGATCCTTGcacatattttttctttcctgCATTTGCAGGACAAATGCAATGCATTTACTGTTTGTAAGGCTTGGTCTAATATCATGACACATCCAAGCTCATGGAAAGATACTGAAGTCAG GTGTGAGTCAGGAACCAGTGTCCCTGACGGATATTCTGTTTTTCTGCCACTGGTCAGAAATTTGAAACTGACAATGGGTCTGATCGATCCAGCCAATCGCAAAACAGCACTGTGGGTGCTGCGGCAGGCAGTTGCCAGGGGTGATGGGCGGCTGGAAGGACTTTCCATCTGTTGTGAGGGGAACACGCCCCTCTTTTATGCTGGACAGGACCTACAGCAAGGCTTAGTGGACATACTCACGAATGGGTCGTCCCTAACCATGCTTGACCTAAAGGGAGTACCCTTCACCCTCAGCGACTCTTTCGTCAGGAGCGTTGCCATGCTTTGCCCTGCTCTTCTAAGTCTTTACATCAATAATCATTCTCTGGTGTGTGGCGTCAACGCAGAGACGCTAAGGCAAGTGCTGAAGTGCTGCCGGTCACTCAATGTTCTTGGAGTTTTTCAAGCTAGTCTATCACAAGATGTCTTTAAAGATCTCATGTTGCCAGAACGACCAGCACTAAAGAAACTAGAGCTTCGTTGCGAGCGCTCACTCAAATACACCCTGCCTCTCTGTGACCAGATATGGGTAGAGTTAAAACTGAGACACCCACATCTCTGGGTGGAACTTGAGCTTGACCACACCCTGCCCGAATTGCACTTCTCGGGGGCACTGCAGCCCAGCATCCCTGTTCGATGTCTTCGGCTGCTTACTTTCACATTGCTGTTGGATGAGGTTCGGATAGTCGGGCAGAGTTACGCAAACACGCTAGAGGTTCTGGAGCTCCAGACAACCGCATCTTCTGAACTAAACTCTGCGCTGATAGCTTTAGCAGAGCAGTGCGTCAAGCTCCAAGAGTTTCACTGTTATTGTGTGGTCTCACAAGAAGTGATAACAGCGTTCATCACAAACTGTCCAAATCTCAAAAGATACACTCTCAAAACACGTAAAGAACCTCACCCCTGGACCTGTACAAAACTAAAGTAA
- the tradd gene encoding tumor necrosis factor receptor type 1-associated DEATH domain protein, producing the protein MDSIDTKRLNDSNANDREFSGCAVLFLGCSSPEHNLLSLYKNEQGKFSVFKVIKLTLTDSVGGLEGYEILKLHDADPFLGVELKFMSVPPCQRFLESYACGSLAQFLSQHASRLLTLLDGVVMETQLKAGIHTLDQNLQELEICLEHIRQSQPVRLRDDEVTQLEQQLQNSYGPPSQPPQELPRNCFLFQKRVFDDRPLTSADQQRFAAHVGRDWKRVGRALQKNCRALKGPAIDNLAYEYEREGLYEQAYQLLGRFIQSEGRSAKLSRLISALEETKLTSMAEIMLGIQPRD; encoded by the exons ATGGACAGTATAGACACTAAG AGGTTAAATGACAGCAACGCCAATGATCGTGAATTTTCAGGGTGTGCTGTACTCTTCCTGGGGTGTAGCAGTCCAGAACACAACCTTCTATCACTTTACAAAAACGAACAAGGGAAATTTAGTGTGTTCAAGGTTATTAAACTCACTCTTACAG ATTCTGTTGGTGGACTGGAGGGGTACGAAATCCTAAAACTGCACGATGCTGATCCCTTCCTTGGGGTGGAACTTAAATTCATGTCCGTGCCTCCCTGTCAGCGATTCCTGGAGAGCTATGCATGTGGTTCACTCGCTCAGTTTCTGTCCCAGCATGCCTCACGCCTTCTCACTCTTCTTGATGGGGTTGTCATGGAAACACAGCTCAAAGCAGGAATACATACGCTTGACCAAAACCTTCAAGAGCTGGAGATCTGTCTGGAGCACATACGCCAATCACAG CCTGTGCGTTTGCGAGATGACGAGGTCACACAGTTGGAGCAGCAGCTGCAGAACAGCTACGGTCCTCCCAGTCAACCACCACAGGAGCTGCCCAGGAACTGCTTTCTGTTTCAGAAGAGAGTTTTCG ACGATAGGCCTTTGACTTCAGCAGACCAACAACGGTTTGCTGCTCATGTGGGACGGGATTGGAAACGAGTGGGACGGGCTTTACAAAAGAACTGCCGTGCCCTAAAAGGCCCTGCTATCGACAATCTGGCCTATGAGTACGAGAGGGAAGGGCTTTATGAACAGGCCTATCAACTGCTTGGACGTTTCATCCAATCAGAGGGAAGGAGTGCCAAACTGAGCCGTCTTATCAGTGCACTAGAGGAGACAAAATTGACCAGCATGGCAGAGATCATGTTGGGCATTCAGCCACGAGATTGA
- the gnao1b gene encoding guanine nucleotide binding protein (G protein), alpha activating activity polypeptide O, b, with translation MGCTLSAEERAALDRSRAIEKNLKEDGLSAAREVKLLLLGGGESGKSTIVKQMKIIHEDGFSGDDVKQFKPVVYSNTIQSLAAILRAMETLGIEYADKDRTADAKMVFDVVSRMEDTEPYSTELLGAMIRLWTDAGTQACFSRSREYQLNDSAQYYLDSLQRIGSPDYLPTEQDILRTRVKTTGIVETNFSFKNLNFRLFDVGGQRSERKKWIHCFEDVTAIIFCVALSGYDQMLHEDETTNRMHESLMLFDSICNNKFFVDTSIILFLNKKDLFGEKIAKSPLNICFPEYTGPNTFEAAATYIQGQFESKNRSPNKEIYCHLTCATDTGNIQVVFDAVTDIIIANNLRGCGLY, from the exons ATGGGATGCACGTTAAGTGCAGAGGAGCGTGCggctctggaccggagcagagcGATCGAGAAAAACCTGAAGGAAGACGGATTAAGCGCAGCCAGAGAAGTCAAATTACTGCTGCTGG GCGGAGGGGAGTCGGGGAAGAGCACCATCGTCAAACAGATGAA GATTATCCACGAAGATGGGTTCTCTGGAGATGATGTAAAGCAGTTTAAACCTGTGGTCTATAGCAACACCATTCAGAGCCTCGCCGCCATCTTGCGAGCCATGGAAACTCTTGGTATAGAGTACGCAGACAAGGACAGAACT GCAGATGCTAAGATGGTGTTTGATGTGGTTAGTCGAATGGAAGACACGGAGCCATACTCAACAGAACTGTTGGGTGCCATGATACGTCTGTGGACTGATGCCGGAACTCAAGCTTGCTTTAGCCGCTCTCGAGAGTATCAGCTCAATGATTCTGCCCAATA TTATCTAGACAGTTTGCAGCGCATTGGATCTCCAGATTACCTCCCCACTGAACAGGATATTCTCCGAACCCGAGTCAAAACTACTGGCATTGTTGAGACCAATTTTTCCTTCAAGAACCTTAACTTTAG GCTGTTTGATGTGGGGGGACAGAGATCAGAGAGGAAAAAATGGATTCACTGCTTTGAGGATGTGACAGCCATTATCTTCTGTGTGGCACTGAGTGGATACGACCAAATGCTCCATGAAGACGAGACCACG AACCGTATGCATGAGTCTCTTATGCTCTTTGACTCTATATGTAACAATAAGTTCTTTGTTGACACGTCCATCATCCTTTTCCTCAATAAGAAGGATCTGTTTGGAGAAAAGATTGCAAAATCTCCCCTGAATATCTGCTTCCCAGAATACACAG GCCCAAATACATTTGAAGCGGCGGCTACGTATATACAGGGTCAGTTTGAAAGTAAGAATCGCTCTCCTAATAAAGAGATCTACTGTCATCTAACCTGCGCTACAGACACAGGAAACATCCAAGTGGTCTTTGATGCTGTCACTGACATCATCATCGCCAATAACCTGCGTGGCTGTGGCCTCTACTGA
- the tmppe gene encoding transmembrane protein with metallophosphoesterase domain isoform X2, translating to MPVSMFGFGRLSAEGKIGIASGVVFFSMLMSRTLISERVDVGTRASLFRVQFLLFINSLLLLGSLYIWKRVVRRLCGTRGAPSVPQRCWRILVLLFLTVVHGSYLCMFFLVDTEPHWFSILSFSCLGIYVILLFFLFVFGCLNRLHRLLTRRRGDEDAVASGSASQTVLALIVTAILAAYGLVNAAQPPRVIEVEIPIEKLPESLNGLRFVLLSDIHLGPTVGRSKLQRIVTMVNELNPDVVVIVGDLTDSQVTRLRSAAEPLGEMKARLGSYFATGNHDYYTADVEGWFEFLRSMGIEALHNSNAKVFRPERTQDWICLAGIDDLEARMLRSVHNDTQAMAWMLRKLLVAAVQRALLFFLHISLMLPNRPFSNGQTSAWYSQVTHTLVSCFPSPSWHS from the exons ATGCCGGTCAGTATGTTTGGATTTGGACGCCTCTCCGCCGAGGGGAAAATCGGAATCGCGTCGGGGGTTGTTTTTTTCTCAATGCTTATGTCCAGAACATTAATCTCGGAGCGGGTTGACGTAGGAACGCGTGCTTCGCTGTTTCGTGTTCAGTTTCTCCTCTTCATCAACTCCCTGCTGCTCCTCGGCTCGCTCTACATCTGGAAACGCGTGGTGAGGCGGCTGTGCGGAACCAGAGGTGCGCCTTCTGTCCCGCAGAGATGTTGGCGTATTCTTGTCCTGCTGTTTCTCACTGTCGTGCACGGGAGCTACCTATGCATGTTTTTCCTCGTGGATACGGAGCCACACTGGTTTTCAATTTTGAGTTTTTCCTGTTTGGGGATTTATGTCATCCTACTGTTCttcctgtttgtttttggcTGCCTAAACCGCCTTCACAGGCTTCTCACCCGCAGGCGAGGTGACGAGGATGCGGTCGCGAGCGGATCAGCCAGCCAGACAGTGCTGGCATTGATAGTAACAGCAATACTGGCAGCGTATGGGTTGGTAAATGCAGCCCAACCTCCACGAGTAATTGAGGTGGAGATCCCAATAGAGAAGCTGCCTGAGTCTTTGAACGGCCTCAGGTTTGTGCTTCTGTCCGACATACATCTGGGACCTACAGTAGGCCGCTCCAAACTGCAGCGCATTGTGACTATGGTGAACGAGCTGAACCCAG ATGTAGTGGTGATTGTCGGTGATCTGACTGACTCTCAGGTGACTCGATTAAGGAGCGCTGCAGAACCACTGGGAGAGATGAAGGCTCGACTGGGCTCCTATTTTGCTACAG GCAATCATGACTACTACACTGCTGATGTTGAAGGCTGGTTTGAGTTCTTGCGCTCAATGGGGATTGAGGCTCTTCACAACAGCAATGCAAAAGTGTTCCGCCCTGAACGAACTCAAGACTGGATTTGCCTTGCCGGCATTGACGACCTTGAGGCCCGCATGCTACGGTCAGTCCACAATG ATACCCAGGCCATGGCATGGATGTTGAGAAAGCTCTTAGTGGCTGCAGTGCAGAGAGCCCTATTATTCTTCTTGCACATCAGCCTCATGCTGCCAAACAGGCCCTTCAGCAACGGCCAGACATCAGCTTGGTACTCTCAG GTCACACACACGCTGGTCAGCTGTTTCCCCTCACCATCCTGGCATTCCTGA
- the tmppe gene encoding transmembrane protein with metallophosphoesterase domain isoform X1: protein MPVSMFGFGRLSAEGKIGIASGVVFFSMLMSRTLISERVDVGTRASLFRVQFLLFINSLLLLGSLYIWKRVVRRLCGTRGAPSVPQRCWRILVLLFLTVVHGSYLCMFFLVDTEPHWFSILSFSCLGIYVILLFFLFVFGCLNRLHRLLTRRRGDEDAVASGSASQTVLALIVTAILAAYGLVNAAQPPRVIEVEIPIEKLPESLNGLRFVLLSDIHLGPTVGRSKLQRIVTMVNELNPDVVVIVGDLTDSQVTRLRSAAEPLGEMKARLGSYFATGNHDYYTADVEGWFEFLRSMGIEALHNSNAKVFRPERTQDWICLAGIDDLEARMLRYPGHGMDVEKALSGCSAESPIILLAHQPHAAKQALQQRPDISLVLSGHTHAGQLFPLTILAFLMNPFFSGLYRVSEHTMVYVTSGTGYYGIPMRIASRSEITNIILKRA from the exons ATGCCGGTCAGTATGTTTGGATTTGGACGCCTCTCCGCCGAGGGGAAAATCGGAATCGCGTCGGGGGTTGTTTTTTTCTCAATGCTTATGTCCAGAACATTAATCTCGGAGCGGGTTGACGTAGGAACGCGTGCTTCGCTGTTTCGTGTTCAGTTTCTCCTCTTCATCAACTCCCTGCTGCTCCTCGGCTCGCTCTACATCTGGAAACGCGTGGTGAGGCGGCTGTGCGGAACCAGAGGTGCGCCTTCTGTCCCGCAGAGATGTTGGCGTATTCTTGTCCTGCTGTTTCTCACTGTCGTGCACGGGAGCTACCTATGCATGTTTTTCCTCGTGGATACGGAGCCACACTGGTTTTCAATTTTGAGTTTTTCCTGTTTGGGGATTTATGTCATCCTACTGTTCttcctgtttgtttttggcTGCCTAAACCGCCTTCACAGGCTTCTCACCCGCAGGCGAGGTGACGAGGATGCGGTCGCGAGCGGATCAGCCAGCCAGACAGTGCTGGCATTGATAGTAACAGCAATACTGGCAGCGTATGGGTTGGTAAATGCAGCCCAACCTCCACGAGTAATTGAGGTGGAGATCCCAATAGAGAAGCTGCCTGAGTCTTTGAACGGCCTCAGGTTTGTGCTTCTGTCCGACATACATCTGGGACCTACAGTAGGCCGCTCCAAACTGCAGCGCATTGTGACTATGGTGAACGAGCTGAACCCAG ATGTAGTGGTGATTGTCGGTGATCTGACTGACTCTCAGGTGACTCGATTAAGGAGCGCTGCAGAACCACTGGGAGAGATGAAGGCTCGACTGGGCTCCTATTTTGCTACAG GCAATCATGACTACTACACTGCTGATGTTGAAGGCTGGTTTGAGTTCTTGCGCTCAATGGGGATTGAGGCTCTTCACAACAGCAATGCAAAAGTGTTCCGCCCTGAACGAACTCAAGACTGGATTTGCCTTGCCGGCATTGACGACCTTGAGGCCCGCATGCTACG ATACCCAGGCCATGGCATGGATGTTGAGAAAGCTCTTAGTGGCTGCAGTGCAGAGAGCCCTATTATTCTTCTTGCACATCAGCCTCATGCTGCCAAACAGGCCCTTCAGCAACGGCCAGACATCAGCTTGGTACTCTCAG GTCACACACACGCTGGTCAGCTGTTTCCCCTCACCATCCTGGCATTCCTGATGAATCCATTTTTCTCTGGACTCTACCGTGTCTCTGAACACACTATGGTCTACGTGACCTCTGGAACCGGTTATTATGGCATTCCAATGAGAATTGCAAGCCGTTCAGAAATCACAAACATTATACTGAAACGTGCTTGa
- the exosc6 gene encoding exosome complex component MTR3 yields MPVDTRRIRGPEESQSPLLFLSPDKVPEASSRQGVRGNGDVRPVFARCGLISQAKGSAYLEAGNTKIICSVYGPKETERKDETDMKTGRLVCDFRLAPFSCMKRGAWIQGSEERDLSTTLLESLQPGVCLHRYPRSQIEVNVIVLENDGSILAHAVTCASMALADGGIEMYDMVLGCALRQNGNTCLVDPSYSEECGTWQEGYGENQGCVTVALLPNLNQVSGLNADGEMREDTLADAVRTCMDGCHKLYPVVHQALTRAVKRKAPPPEK; encoded by the coding sequence atgcCGGTTGACACAAGACGTATCCGTGGACCGGAGGAGTCGCAGTCCCCGCTGCTCTTTCTTTCCCCAGACAAAGTTCCCGAGGCCAGCAGCAGGCAGGGCGTCCGAGGGAATGGAGACGTGCGGCCAGTGTTTGCGCGCTGCGGGCTGATCAGCCAGGCAAAGGGCTCTGCGTACCTCGAGGCAGGAAACACCAAGATCATATGCTCGGTGTACGGACCGAAGGAAACTGAACGCAAGGACGAAACAGACATGAAAACCGGTCGCCTTGTTTGCGACTTCAGGCTCGCGCCGTTTTCCTGTATGAAACGGGGTGCCTGGATCCAAGGCAGCGAGGAAAGAGATCTGTCCACGACTCTACTGGAGAGTTTGCAGCCAGGAGTTTGCCTGCACAGATACCCACGCTCGCAGATTGAGGTTAATGTCATCGTTCTGGAGAATGACGGCTCGATTCTTGCTCATGCGGTGACCTGCGCCTCTATGGCCCTGGCGGATGGCGGTATTGAAATGTACGATATGGTGTTGGGTTGTGCGCTGCGGCAGAATGGAAACACGTGCCTCGTTGACCCATCATACTCAGAGGAGTGTGGGACCTGGCAGGAGGGATACGGGGAGAATCAGGGATGTGTCACCGTGGCTCTGCTTCCCAATCTGAATCAAGTGTCTGGTCTGAATGCGGACGGGGAGATGAGGGAAGATACGCTGGCTGATGCCGTGAGAACCTGCATGGACGGCTGTCACAAACTCTATCCGGTGGTACATCAAGCACTGACTCGGGCCGTGAAGAGAAAAGCTCCTCCACCTGAGAAATAG